The Methanobacterium alcaliphilum genome has a window encoding:
- a CDS encoding DUF357 domain-containing protein, protein MEYEERIKKDVEILAKNLKEIEAIKFTEKEKEVIDRAENYRDDALYYLEKKDYITSFGCITYSHGLLDSLRLLHKLI, encoded by the coding sequence ATGGAATATGAAGAAAGAATAAAAAAAGATGTGGAAATATTAGCAAAAAATTTAAAAGAAATTGAAGCCATAAAATTTACCGAAAAAGAAAAAGAAGTAATAGATAGAGCAGAAAATTATAGAGACGATGCCCTTTATTATTTAGAAAAGAAGGATTATATCACATCATTTGGATGTATAACCTATTCACATGGACTTTTAGATTCATTAAGATTACTGCACAAATTAATATAA
- a CDS encoding TIGR00153 family protein, with protein sequence MKKFFGRESKVEKYSKEHVDLVYECFQSLEELMLGFYTGNKHQINHFTKQIGILEHKADELRRKMEIEFYEGAFLPFDREDRIILAEMVDSVADGIESAAFEICLSKVEFPSAFEEDFKEMMDLTGKTILTLKECIAFLEEDLGKSIKKAHEIEDLEDQTDIVERRIIKKLYNSYRSKNIGILKLLELKESTKKIANITDRAEDASDRALIIAAKRRG encoded by the coding sequence ATGAAAAAATTTTTTGGAAGAGAAAGTAAAGTTGAAAAATACTCCAAAGAACATGTAGATCTGGTTTATGAATGTTTTCAAAGTCTGGAAGAATTGATGTTGGGTTTTTATACTGGAAATAAACACCAAATAAACCATTTTACCAAACAAATAGGTATTTTAGAACATAAAGCCGATGAACTTCGACGTAAAATGGAAATTGAATTTTATGAAGGTGCTTTTTTACCATTTGACCGGGAAGATCGCATAATCTTAGCCGAAATGGTCGATAGCGTAGCAGACGGTATAGAATCAGCTGCCTTTGAAATCTGTCTCAGTAAAGTGGAATTTCCATCAGCATTTGAAGAAGATTTTAAAGAGATGATGGATCTTACCGGAAAGACTATTTTAACGCTTAAAGAATGTATTGCTTTTTTAGAAGAAGATTTAGGAAAATCAATTAAAAAAGCTCATGAAATCGAAGATCTTGAGGATCAAACAGATATTGTAGAGCGGAGAATAATTAAAAAATTATACAACTCATATCGTAGTAAAAATATAGGAATTCTTAAATTATTAGAACTTAAAGAAAGCACTAAAAAAATAGCCAATATCACGGATAGGGCAGAAGATGCGTCGGATCGAGCATTAATCATTGCTGCTAAGAGAAGAGGTTAA
- a CDS encoding pyridoxal phosphate-dependent aminotransferase → MISPKKYAKAAKIPPKGFKTANEFFAHVFSDKEIIWMGQNTNHLHQDTEIMDAMIDCVNSREYCKYPPPEGFPELKELVINDLGLSKDYDILITAGGTESLYLCMNDILDPQNNVITCDPGYLIIDNFASRFAAQVISVPIYNEECGYKLTPKLVRENMDENTKIISLIDPLNPLGSCYTKEEMEEFAEIAEENDIYLLHDITYRDFAREHHLAAEYAPNHTITVYSFSKIFGMAGLRIGAVIGVPEVINSIRSILINDLGTNVMAQSGAIAALKSKNEWIDYIRDQTRSNQKIIKNAVDQVEGAFIPVYPSDGNMMAIDLKGTGIDPMDMTNYLLERKVFVRQGAYTSKSFGNRYLRVSFSVPEYQVKIFAERFLEGIKSLKPI, encoded by the coding sequence ATGATTTCTCCTAAAAAGTATGCGAAGGCCGCAAAGATACCACCAAAAGGCTTTAAAACGGCAAATGAGTTCTTTGCTCATGTCTTTAGTGATAAAGAAATTATTTGGATGGGTCAAAACACCAATCATCTTCATCAAGATACTGAAATCATGGATGCTATGATTGATTGCGTGAATAGTAGGGAATACTGCAAATATCCACCACCAGAAGGTTTTCCTGAACTTAAAGAGCTTGTGATAAATGATCTAGGTTTAAGTAAGGATTATGACATATTAATAACTGCTGGAGGGACAGAATCTCTCTATTTATGTATGAATGATATTTTGGATCCGCAGAATAATGTAATAACCTGTGATCCTGGATATTTAATCATTGACAACTTCGCCAGCAGGTTTGCGGCTCAAGTTATTTCAGTACCCATATACAATGAGGAGTGCGGATACAAGTTAACTCCAAAATTAGTAAGGGAAAATATGGATGAAAATACCAAAATCATCTCTTTAATAGACCCTTTGAATCCATTAGGATCATGTTATACTAAAGAAGAGATGGAAGAATTTGCTGAAATAGCTGAAGAAAATGATATATATTTGCTGCATGACATAACTTACCGGGACTTTGCCCGGGAACATCATCTCGCAGCAGAATATGCTCCAAATCATACGATCACCGTTTACAGCTTCTCAAAAATATTTGGAATGGCCGGGCTTAGGATTGGTGCAGTCATAGGAGTTCCTGAAGTTATTAATTCTATAAGAAGTATTTTGATTAATGATTTAGGGACCAATGTCATGGCTCAATCAGGAGCAATAGCTGCCTTAAAATCTAAGAATGAATGGATAGATTATATTCGAGATCAAACACGCAGTAATCAAAAAATAATTAAAAATGCTGTGGATCAGGTAGAAGGTGCATTTATTCCAGTTTATCCTTCAGATGGAAATATGATGGCCATTGATTTAAAAGGAACAGGTATTGATCCTATGGATATGACAAATTATTTATTGGAAAGGAAAGTTTTTGTTCGCCAGGGGGCATACACCAGTAAATCATTTGGTAACAGATATCTCAGGGTTAGTTTTTCTGTACCTGAGTACCAGGTTAAAATTTTTGCAGAAAGGTTTTTAGAAGGAATAAAATCCCTTAAACCCATTTAA
- a CDS encoding ribosome biogenesis/translation initiation ATPase RLI yields MSRISILDHDRCQPKKCNYTCIEYCPGVRMEEDTIVIDEKTKKPLISEELCSGCGICTKRCPFDAVSIINLPEALEYPIHRYGQNMFELFGLPNISEGDVVGILGPNGIGKSTIIRILSGELQPNLGNYGEEISWEDILNYFKGSQLQNYFKKLSQGEIKVVHKPQMVDMLPKYVKGEVKDLLTNLDERNQIDTVLNTLDIYPIMDREISKLSGGELQRVAIAAAVLRDADFYYFDEPTSWLDVRQRLNAVKVIRQLAEEGKSVMVIEHDLAALDAISDYVHLLYGKSGAYGVVSQLRGVRVGINSYINGFLREENVRFRKQAIEFQVRPPTPEEEGEVLSEYSSLKKEYTGFKLEADEGKIYHNEIVTAFGPNGIGKTTFAKMLADVEKPDKGKIKKKVNIAYKPQYLSSEFEGSVQDFLYTHAPTYGTNIFKSEIMKPFSLEELLEKEVSDLSGGELQRLAVASTLSQQADIYLFDEPTAFLDVEQRLVAARTIRKIIENRNAASIIIDHDIVFIDYISDRAFVFQGHPGIEGHASSPTELRKSMNKFLSDVGITFRRDKETKRPRVNKFDSYLDRNQKQIGEYYYLKDK; encoded by the coding sequence GTGAGTAGAATTTCCATATTAGATCATGATCGATGTCAACCTAAAAAATGCAACTATACCTGCATTGAATATTGTCCTGGTGTGCGGATGGAAGAGGACACCATCGTGATTGATGAAAAAACAAAAAAACCGTTAATATCAGAAGAACTATGTTCTGGCTGTGGTATCTGTACCAAAAGATGCCCTTTTGATGCAGTTAGTATCATAAATCTTCCTGAAGCATTAGAATATCCCATCCATCGCTATGGTCAAAACATGTTTGAACTTTTTGGTCTGCCTAATATCAGTGAAGGGGATGTAGTTGGAATTTTAGGGCCGAATGGTATTGGCAAATCAACCATAATTCGCATTCTTTCTGGAGAGTTGCAACCTAATTTAGGAAATTATGGGGAAGAAATCTCCTGGGAAGACATACTCAACTATTTTAAAGGTTCACAATTACAAAATTACTTTAAAAAGTTATCACAAGGCGAAATAAAAGTTGTTCATAAACCTCAAATGGTAGATATGCTCCCGAAATATGTTAAAGGAGAAGTAAAGGATTTATTAACAAATTTAGATGAACGAAACCAAATTGACACGGTTTTAAATACACTGGATATTTATCCAATAATGGATCGGGAAATTTCTAAATTAAGTGGAGGAGAGCTACAGAGAGTAGCTATTGCTGCAGCAGTTTTAAGAGATGCTGATTTTTATTATTTTGACGAACCAACTTCATGGTTAGATGTTAGACAACGCCTTAATGCAGTTAAAGTAATCAGACAACTGGCTGAAGAAGGCAAATCTGTAATGGTTATTGAACACGATTTAGCTGCTTTAGACGCCATATCAGATTATGTACATTTATTATATGGTAAATCCGGGGCTTATGGTGTAGTTTCACAACTTAGAGGCGTTAGGGTTGGTATAAACTCTTACATCAATGGATTCCTCAGAGAAGAAAATGTTCGATTTAGAAAACAAGCTATTGAATTTCAGGTGCGTCCGCCCACTCCTGAAGAAGAAGGTGAGGTTTTATCAGAGTATTCTTCTCTTAAGAAAGAATATACTGGGTTTAAATTAGAAGCAGATGAAGGTAAGATATACCACAATGAAATTGTGACTGCTTTTGGCCCTAATGGTATTGGAAAAACCACCTTTGCCAAAATGTTAGCTGACGTTGAAAAACCAGACAAAGGTAAAATCAAAAAGAAAGTTAATATTGCATATAAACCACAATATCTCTCTTCAGAATTTGAAGGTTCGGTGCAAGACTTTTTATATACTCACGCCCCTACTTATGGAACCAATATTTTCAAAAGCGAAATCATGAAGCCGTTTTCACTAGAAGAATTGTTGGAAAAAGAGGTAAGTGACTTAAGTGGTGGAGAACTGCAAAGACTAGCAGTAGCAAGTACATTATCCCAACAGGCCGATATCTATCTTTTTGATGAACCAACCGCATTTTTAGACGTGGAACAAAGGTTAGTTGCAGCAAGGACAATCCGTAAAATTATAGAAAATCGCAATGCGGCATCCATAATTATTGACCACGACATAGTATTTATTGATTACATATCAGATAGAGCATTTGTATTCCAGGGCCACCCAGGTATTGAAGGACATGCTTCTAGCCCCACCGAACTTAGAAAGTCCATGAACAAATTCTTATCTGATGTGGGCATAACCTTCCGTAGAGATAAAGAAACAAAACGTCCTCGGGTTAATAAGTTTGATAGTTATCTAGATAGAAACCAAAAACAAATCGGTGAATATTACTACTTAAAAGACAAATAG
- the radB gene encoding DNA repair and recombination protein RadB, with the protein MKVLSDLNKSTKISTGCSIDGILGGGVEKGNLTQFYGPPGSGKTNIVLKLAVESARDGGKVIFIDTEGGISIDRIQQISGLDFDKVAENIIVFEPTSFKEQNEVLKKVWALLESQSEEVDLVILDSAVALYRLKDGNSTKLNSELGKQMALLLRMARKYDLAVVITNQIYSVFDESGNGVIEPVGGTILKYWSKVIVGLEKGDVVGERCATLIRHKSKVEGIKTRFRIIERGLGN; encoded by the coding sequence ATGAAGGTATTATCTGATCTTAACAAGTCAACAAAAATTTCTACCGGGTGCTCAATTGACGGTATCTTAGGAGGGGGAGTTGAAAAAGGAAATCTAACTCAATTCTATGGACCTCCGGGGTCTGGAAAAACGAATATTGTTTTAAAATTAGCTGTTGAGTCTGCAAGGGATGGTGGAAAAGTAATATTTATAGATACTGAAGGTGGAATTTCTATTGATAGAATTCAGCAAATATCTGGGTTAGATTTTGATAAAGTTGCTGAAAATATCATCGTATTTGAACCTACGTCTTTTAAAGAACAGAATGAAGTTTTAAAAAAAGTATGGGCATTGTTAGAGTCACAATCTGAAGAAGTAGATTTGGTGATTTTAGACTCAGCTGTGGCATTATATAGGTTGAAAGATGGGAATTCTACTAAATTAAATAGCGAGTTAGGTAAACAAATGGCGCTATTGCTTCGAATGGCTCGAAAATATGATTTGGCTGTGGTAATAACCAATCAGATTTATTCTGTTTTTGATGAAAGTGGAAATGGTGTTATTGAACCTGTTGGTGGAACTATTTTGAAATACTGGAGCAAGGTCATTGTGGGATTAGAAAAGGGTGATGTTGTGGGTGAAAGGTGTGCAACCTTAATTCGACATAAAAGTAAAGTAGAAGGTATTAAAACCAGATTTAGAATAATAGAAAGAGGTTTGGGTAATTAA
- a CDS encoding L-threonylcarbamoyladenylate synthase, translating into MKIIKINPEKPDQKDIDYAINVLENGGIVLYPTDTIYGLAVNIFDDDALNKLYDLKKRSKRKPISICVSKLENIFQIAHINDKFKYKIFELLPGPFTIILKRKENISPILTAGGENIGIRIPDNILCQELTKKFPITASSANISGMPVMDNIEKILNQLSSEVDLVLDAGSLTKLEPSTVIDFSLDQPKILRKGAGYLNSLHDMDL; encoded by the coding sequence ATGAAAATTATTAAAATTAACCCTGAAAAACCAGATCAAAAAGATATAGATTATGCCATCAATGTTTTGGAAAATGGTGGAATTGTTTTATATCCTACAGATACTATTTATGGATTAGCTGTTAATATATTTGATGATGATGCTTTAAATAAGTTATATGATCTTAAAAAAAGATCAAAAAGAAAACCCATATCTATCTGTGTTTCTAAACTTGAAAATATTTTTCAAATTGCTCATATTAATGATAAATTTAAGTATAAAATATTTGAATTGCTGCCGGGTCCATTCACTATAATCTTAAAGAGGAAAGAAAATATCTCCCCTATATTAACTGCTGGTGGAGAAAATATTGGAATAAGAATTCCAGACAATATATTATGCCAAGAACTAACTAAAAAATTTCCAATTACTGCTAGTAGTGCTAATATATCGGGGATGCCAGTAATGGATAATATAGAAAAAATTTTAAATCAATTAAGTTCGGAAGTAGATTTGGTTCTGGATGCTGGATCATTAACGAAATTAGAACCATCTACGGTCATTGATTTTTCTTTGGATCAACCAAAAATTTTAAGAAAAGGTGCAGGCTATTTAAATAGTCTCCATGATATGGATCTATAA
- the pgsA gene encoding archaetidylinositol phosphate synthase has protein sequence MLNRFRPGLKRFIDPVASKIKINPNYLTILGLLIALSSAYMFAKGSLLWGGILIVLSGLLDIIDGAVARNNSGTTKFGGFLDSTVDRFADAFIIIGIIYGGFVNWIFGILALHASLSVSYVRARAEVEGISCGVGIAERAERLVILIAGAFLSVFFGADIMGLAVIIIMVLGYFTVLERIYHTWKNLEE, from the coding sequence ATGCTGAATCGTTTTAGGCCTGGTTTGAAAAGATTTATTGATCCAGTAGCCAGTAAAATCAAAATAAATCCAAATTATTTGACAATTTTAGGACTTTTAATAGCTTTATCGTCTGCTTACATGTTTGCAAAAGGCAGTTTATTGTGGGGAGGAATTTTAATCGTCTTAAGCGGCCTTTTAGATATCATTGATGGCGCAGTTGCACGTAATAATTCAGGAACGACTAAATTTGGAGGTTTCTTAGATTCCACAGTAGATCGATTCGCAGATGCATTTATAATAATAGGAATAATTTATGGTGGATTTGTAAACTGGATTTTTGGAATACTCGCACTACATGCTTCTTTAAGTGTAAGTTATGTGAGGGCAAGAGCCGAAGTGGAAGGAATATCTTGTGGGGTCGGGATAGCAGAAAGAGCCGAACGTTTAGTTATTCTAATTGCTGGTGCTTTTTTAAGTGTATTCTTTGGTGCAGATATAATGGGTCTGGCTGTTATAATAATTATGGTTCTGGGTTACTTCACTGTTTTAGAGAGAATTTACCATACTTGGAAAAATTTGGAAGAATAA
- a CDS encoding DUF434 domain-containing protein produces MDIIKKAAKDLRYLLDNGYRKKIALNFVGNHYLLNQNQRNYLSRCIFSKSVIKERENKITSLESVYGNIVFIDGYNVLITTETILLKPENLIMAQDGVLRDSSGIFGKYKFKNETLDSLNLILKVLKDKSPSFVKFYFDEKVSFSGRLSQVVNNFLEVYGIPGASILSSNVDFDLVKEWEEKGGFIASSDGAMIDKVKHVIDIPFFILNEKEDLMIKKC; encoded by the coding sequence ATGGATATTATAAAAAAAGCTGCGAAAGATCTTAGATATTTATTAGATAATGGTTATCGCAAAAAAATCGCTTTAAATTTTGTAGGGAACCATTATTTACTAAATCAAAACCAACGAAACTATTTATCTCGATGTATTTTTTCAAAAAGTGTGATTAAAGAACGTGAAAATAAAATAACATCCCTAGAATCAGTATATGGAAATATTGTTTTTATCGACGGATATAATGTTTTAATTACTACAGAAACTATTTTATTAAAACCTGAAAATTTGATAATGGCTCAAGATGGAGTTTTAAGAGATTCTTCAGGCATATTTGGAAAATATAAATTTAAAAATGAAACTTTAGACTCATTAAACCTGATTTTAAAAGTTTTAAAGGATAAGAGCCCTTCTTTTGTAAAATTTTATTTTGATGAAAAAGTTAGTTTTAGTGGGCGGTTATCACAAGTAGTAAATAATTTTTTAGAAGTTTATGGTATTCCTGGTGCAAGTATTCTTTCATCAAATGTTGATTTTGATCTGGTTAAAGAATGGGAGGAAAAAGGAGGGTTCATTGCCAGTAGCGATGGAGCTATGATTGACAAGGTAAAACATGTGATTGATATTCCATTTTTTATATTGAATGAAAAAGAAGATTTAATGATAAAAAAATGTTAA